From Sus scrofa isolate TJ Tabasco breed Duroc unplaced genomic scaffold, Sscrofa11.1 Contig408, whole genome shotgun sequence:
catttggcaatggtttcttggGGAGTGGGATGCATGGCAGCCTTGGGCCAGACCAACTATATTTTCTCCCTGGACTTCTGTGGCCCCTGTGAAAtagaccacttcttctgtgacctcctCCCTATCCTGGCACTTGCCTGTGGGGATACCTCCCATAATGAGGCTGCAGTCTTTGTTGCAGCCACCCTTTGCATTTCCAGCCCATTTTTACTCATCATTGCTTCTTATGGCAGAATTCTAGCTGCCGTGCTCAGCATGCCCTCACCTGAGGGTCGCCGAAAAGCTCtttccacctgttcttcccacttaCTTGTAGTAACACTCTTCTATGGCTCAGCATCTGTCACCTACTTGAGACCCAAGGCTAGCCATTCACCAGGAATAGATAAACTCCTAGCCCTCTCCTATACCGTGGTGACATCCATgctcaaccccatcatctacagtTTACGGAACAAGGAAGTCAAGGCAGCCCTTAGGAGAACTCTAGGCAAGAAAAAAGTATTGGCTCATAGGTAGATACCAGAGGACCACAAAATTGCTCTTTGAAAAAGATGCAAAACCAacataagaggaaagaaagaaagatgaaataaaaggaaatcaggaaggagggaaggaagatctagtcacttgttatagaacatggtggaggataatgtgagaaaaaaatgtacatatatgtatgacaggataccatgctgtacagcagaaattgacagaaaatgtaaatcaactatcatttaaaaatatctaaaaaagagagaaagatagagaggaaggaaggtaggaagaaggaaggaaggaaagagagagagaagaaagaaagaaagaaagaaagaaagaagaaagaaagaaagaaagaaagaaagaaagaaagaaaagaaagaaagaaaagaaagaaagaaagaaagaaaatgaaagaaaagaaggatggaggagggagaacTGTACTTGTCAATCCGTTTTGTAAGAACCTTCTTGAATAACAGTGATTGTTATTTTGAGAGATACCTCTGTACTCACAGTTAAAGTTCTCATTACCAAATTCGGAAGGAAGTTGGATACCAAAGAATTTTAATAGATGAGTCCAACACTAGACAGGTTTCCCAAAATGTTCCCATTTAGGCTAAAGTATAGGTTAAAAGGACAAATTGCCAGATTACATCAGAAGCGTAGCAAGTTCTCACTCTAAATTCTTAGGCATTTTCTAGCCCCTGAGAGATCCGTATAACTTCTGTGGTGGTCACTGGGGTAGTGCTTCCACATATGTGTGTCCCACATGGCTCTTTATGCCCTAATAGCTCTGTGATGTGTGTTACTTCttccataaaaatgtttaaaattcttcaaCCTTAATTATTGGTACATGACATAGAGTTAAATAGTTCCTTTTTGAGTTGTGTGTActgtaaaaatatgtaaacatccaaaaaatgaaaatcattaaaatttaaaagtaatccaaaagctcccaaaaaaaaaaatcagaagtatctgttgcagaattttaaaagaaaattacaggaaattTTCACCAGAGTCTTCATGGtgaaactttttttcaaaagaaggagAACACCTATTTAACTTCTAGgatggaagaagaaaactgaactaatatacataatataaataattttaaatttatttttatgtataagatTTACATATGTTcagttatgatcattatacaactacagatgtgataaattcatttgagtaaaaaaaaacaagatttacATATGTTCAGATGATTCCTGACCAAATACATTTGGAAATCATCCGAAAACTTGCTCTTAAGATAAATGGACATCGTTATAACACAGTCTAGTCACTTGAGGCATCTATAGGAACATTACCTTGGCTTTGAACGTTTCGTTCTCAGGGAGGTGCTGTGATCTATGAGAGATTCTCAGCTACCCACATAGCAGTGGGAACACATGGGAATGATTTATCTAAACACATGGACGTAGTTAATAACACTAATTATTACTTGAATTTCTAACAAACGGATCTAACTCTtctaccacacacatacacaaagcaaTGAACACGTTGATAACTGTCGTGTGTCACCTCACAATGGATACATACATCGAGAGGATATGATATTTGAGATAATGCATCATCACAATATACACCTTAAGTCTTCAACAATTATTTGTCAATTTTCATCTCaaagctggaaaagaaagaagatgtaaTCTCGCAGTCACGGAATGATAGGATGGTTACTAATGACCCGAAGATGTCTGTTTTGCCAGATGTCCCATTTTACCCAAAAGCTATCTGATTCActgaagaccaaaaaaatcacactgttttttttatttatatctgtgttcattaagaatagaaatattctgaaaatgcaaaaaataccAATTAACAATTATGCTACAAATAGGCAGGAATTATCTGCAGGCATTAgagattattatttataaatatgttgattaattgagaaaaaaagaattttttttcttttgtctttttgctatttcttgggctgctcctgtggcatatggaggtttccaggctagggtcgaatcggagctgtagccactagcctacgccagagccacagcaacatgggatctgagccacgtctgcaacctacaccacagctcacggctacaccggatcgttaacccactgagcaagggcagggaccgaacccgcaacctcatggttcctagtcggattcattaaccactgcccacgatgggaactccaagaaaaaaaagaatgatttttaaaaattaaaaccagttaAAAATGATTTGTAGCATGAACTTTTGTGTTTAGTTTACTAATTTTGATAAGTTTTATACactt
This genomic window contains:
- the LOC100154118 gene encoding olfactory receptor 10C1-like, with the protein product MTFNCSLWQDNSMSVKRFAFARFSEVTEQCFLLFTLILLMFLASLTGNALIATAIWTNPVLHTPMYFFLANLSLLEIGYTCSVTPKMLQNLVSEARGISREGCATQMFFFSFFGISECCLLAAMAFDRYMAICSPLHYATRMSRGVCVHLAMVSWGVGCMAALGQTNYIFSLDFCGPCEIDHFFCDLLPILALACGDTSHNEAAVFVAATLCISSPFLLIIASYGRILAAVLSMPSPEGRRKALSTCSSHLLVVTLFYGSASVTYLRPKASHSPGIDKLLALSYTVVTSMLNPIIYSLRNKEVKAALRRTLGKKKVLAHR